One Oncorhynchus keta strain PuntledgeMale-10-30-2019 chromosome 11, Oket_V2, whole genome shotgun sequence DNA window includes the following coding sequences:
- the LOC118390226 gene encoding odorant receptor 131-2-like translates to MAETNETFQETFFIYEQMIVFEMNERTMVKVAVAILMAVFFIYIDCVMIFAMSSRITFMEIPRYILFTHLLLNDSMQLLVSCLMYVFALVYLRLVKVVCGLFVMFGSGMSRVAPLNLALMSLERYAAICFPLRHSDIATPKRSGIAIAVIWLVIFINLIIDMLYSTVKDPGFFVTPIFCTRQKLFIALWQMQVFQGFNAFCFVAVSLIIIYTYIAIIVTARSASSDKMKASKAHKTVLLHLVQLGLSLSSFLYAPIESALASVGSTTIFIDLRYLNFLFLIILPRCLSPLIYGLRDDAVRPLFLHYLTCRTRKVKAAVMIQ, encoded by the coding sequence ATGGCAGAAACCAATGAAACCTTTCAGGAGACTTTTTTTATATATGAACAGATGATCGTATTTGAGATGAATGAGAGGACTATGGTTAAAGTGGCAGTGGCAATCCTGATGGCTGTATTTTTTATCTACATAGATTGCGTGATGATTTTTGCTATGAGTAGCAGAATTACTTTTATGGAAATTCCCCGCTACATTCTCTTCACACATTTGCTATTAAATGACTCCATGCAGTTGCTGGTCAGCTGCCTTATGTATGTGTTTGCATTGGTTTATCTACGATTGGTAAAGGTTGTCTGTGGACTGTTTGTCATGTTTGGCAGTGGCATGTCCCGTGTTGCCCCACTTAACCTGGCGTTGATGTCTCTAGAACGCTATGCAGCCATCTGCTTCCCTCTACGGCATAGTGACATAGCCACACCCAAAAGATCTGGCATTGCCATTGCTGTCATCTGGCTTGTCATATTCATAAATCTTATAATTGATATGCTTTATTCTACAGTAAAAGATCCCGGCTTTTTTGTTACCCCGATATTTTGCACACGGCAGAAGTTATTCATTGCGTTGTGGCAGATGCAAGTGTTTCAGGGGTTCAATGCTTTTTGCTTTGTAGCTGTATCTCTCATTATCATTTACACATACATTGCCATAATTGTCACAGCCAGGTCTGCATCTTCTGACAAAATGAAAGCCAGTAAGGCCCACAAGACAGTGCTGCTGCACCTGGTTCAGCTGGGCCTGTCGCTCTCCTCTTTTCTGTACGCACCCATAGAAAGTGCACTGGCCAGTGTAGGCAGTACTACCATCTTTATTGACCTGCGATACTTAaacttcctcttcctcatcatcctGCCAAGATGTCTGAGCCCACTCATCTACGGGCTGAGGGATGATGCCGTACGACCCCTGTTCCTACACTACTTAACTTGCAGAACTAGAAAGGTCAAGGCTGCTGTGATGATACAATAG
- the LOC118390732 gene encoding odorant receptor 131-2-like — MANVSGPLTHLQLQVMRLATTEERIFKTFLVLGIHVVFIYINLAMLFTLWSKPSFRHTARYILFAHMLFNDTIHLAIALTLYMLGNFYLFVVRVACAFMVLLSSCTFVSAPLNLAVMSLERYTAVCFPLRHSELATPGRTQLAVGLVWALGVINVLIDVCALFLKEPSFFLSPALCTVEHLQTAGWQREKGVAMNTLLFVAVTAVLVYTYVAIMLEARSASSSEPGSAQRAMRTILLHALQLGLSIMSFMYVVLESLLAKLPPAIYTQMRFINFMVVLILPRCLSSLIYGLRDKAFRSAFRQHLICCSVRRVEPPHRSTKH, encoded by the coding sequence ATGGCCAACGTGTCTGGGCCTCTGACTCATCTGCAGCTGCAGGTCATGCGGCTGGCAACCACAGAGGAGCGTATCTTCAAGACGTTCCTGGTGCTGGGGATCCACGTGGTCTTTATCTACATCAACCTGGCCATGCTGTTCACCCTGTGGAGCAAACCCTCATTCCGCCACACCGCCCGCTACATCCTGTTTGCCCACATGCTGTTCAACGACACCATCCACCTGGCCATCGCCCTGACTCTCTACATGCTGGGGAACTTCTATCTGTTTGTGGTCCGCGTTGCCTGCGCCTTCATGGTGCTGCTGTCTTCCTGCACTTTCGTCAGTGCCCCCCTCAACCTGGCTGTTATGTCCCTGGAGAGGTACACAGCCGTCTGCTTCCCACTGCGGCACAGTGAGCTGGCCACGCCCgggagaacccagctggctgtggGGCTGGTGTGGGCGCTGGGCGTCATCAACGTGCTAATCGATGTGTGTGCTCTCTTCCTCAAAGAGCCGTCCTTCTTCTTGTCACCTGCGCTGTGTACCGTCGAGCATCTGCAGACAGCTGGGTGGCAGCGGGAGAAAGGAGTGGCCATGAATACACTGCTGTTTGTGGCAGTAACAGCTGTGCTGGTTTACACCTACGTGGCCATCATGCTGGAGGCCCGGTCCGCCTCATCCTCTGAACCTGGGTCGGCACAAAGAGCCATGCGTACCATACTGCTGCACGCGCTCCAGTTGGGCCTGTCCATTATGTCCTTCATGTATGTGGTGCTGGAGTCCCTGCTGGCCAAACTGCCCCCAGCCATCTACACACAGATGCGCTTTATCAACTTCATGGTAGTGCTGATCCTGCCGCGCTGCCTGAGCTCCCTCATCTATGGCCTGAGGGACAAGGCCTTCAGATCAGCCTTCAGACAACACTTAATCTGCTGCTCTGTTAGGAGGGTGGAGCCCCCACACAGATCCACTAAACACTAA